AAAAATTGATGGTTCAAGGTTTTCATTTGTAGGAGGATAATGCATGATGACAATGATTCTTTCATGTTTTGCCCTTTTAGCCGCCTGAAGAGACAATCGTAATCTTTTCTCTTCTCGCTCATAAATTTTCTGGTCATGGGCGGTAAATTTGATATCATTAGGGCAAATCCAACCCCTTCCGCCGCAAACGGCAAACCCTTCTGCTGGAACGAAATCATTTTGAATAAAGTACATATTCTCATAAATAGTATTTAATTTTGTCACGGACTTCCACCAATAATCATGATTGCCTCTGATAAAAATTTTTCTCCCCGGCAACTCATTGATGAACTGCAAATCAATATCTGCTTCTTCCAGTGTCATCCCCCACGAAATATCTCCGGGAATTAAAACTGTGTCTTCATCCGATATAATTTCCAACCAATTCATTTTAATTTTTCGAGCATGATTCTCCCAGTTCTTACCAAACTTATCCATAGGTTTATCCACCGCTCCGCTTAAATGCAAATCACCTATTGCATAAATCGACATAAAATCCCTCTTCCTTGTATATCGAAAATTTCTTAACTGTTAGATTATATCATATTCATGCTGAAACGTAACCCTAAGAGTTTTCATCCGGCGAATTCCAAGTGATTTTATTATACTCTGCAAACTTAAGGATAGAATAGGGGTTGATCCACAACTCTTCCTTTGAAAAAGAAACATCCAGCATAATGCCCAAATGCAGATGAACCGGAAAATTTCCTACAGTACCGGGATCTTTCCCATATCCCGAATCCCCCATATATCCTAAACACTGTCCTGATTTGATTTCCTTCCCTTCGCTGATCTCAGAAGAATAGGAATCTAAATGAGCATAGTAAAAATATGCTCCACTGGGAGCTCTAATCCCTACTCTCCATCCACCCTTCTTATTCCATCCCATTTGCTCAACAATTCCATCCGTCATGCTGACAATTGGTATACTTCCCCTTTTATTATGCACATCAATAATATCTGTTCCTAAATGTTTTCTTTTGCCGCCGTAGTCTCTGGCTGCCCCCCATGAATCGGCATAAATATATTCTCCTGTGTCAGGAATAGGAAAGACTTTAACATCCATTAATGCCTGCTGATATATGGTATACATTTTTTGTACGTCTTTTTTATTATGTTTTTTTCTAATCTTATTAATATCTTCCATACAGAATTTAAAAAGTTCTTTCTGATCAATCGTACTGTTTTCTTCTACGATGAAATCATTTTCCAAAGAATAAAATACAATCGCTTCAATAAAATCTGTTCCTGTTACTTCTGAAATCTTTTTCAGCTCATATAAAATATCCCCCGAGATATTAAAGGCTGCTGCTTTTTCAATCAACGTCGGAAGCTTTTTACTGTCTTTATAAACACATTTTCTCATGAGAAAAATACTCATTAATAAAATGAATATCAAAAGAAGATATAGGGTATCATATCTTCCTCTCCTTCTTCTTATTATTTTTTTCCTTCTTCTTTTCATTTTGGCACCCCTTCATAGAAACAAAAAAGACAGATCCATAGGTTCTGTCTTATTATATGCTTCTATCATGGGAATCCATGTTAATTCTTTCATCTCAATAATCTGTATAGAAGAAATCTTTATAGCGTTTTAAAGCCTTTTTCTGCGCAGTACTTCTTACTTCGTTAATCTCGTCGTAATGCTCAGCTAAACAGGCAATGATTCTATGATCCAATTCATTTTTCTTTCCCATTTCGTCAAGGATAGATAATACGTCATTTTTCTCCATTCCCTGTCGATAAGGTCTATCCTCCGTTAATGCGGTAAAAACATCCGCGACACCTACAATCCTAGCTTCAAAAGAGATCTTATCTTCATTAATGTGAAAGGGATATCCTCCTCCATTTAAACGTTCGTGATGAAATGCAGCCCATGTACGGACATCTTCCAAACTCTCAAAGGTTTCTAAAATATAATAGGTATAAAAGGAGTGACTTTTTATTACATTAAACTCCTCTTTTGATAATTTCCCCGGTTTTTCCAATATCTCAATAGGAATGACCAACTTCCCCAAATCATGAAGATATCCTGCTGTATGTAGAAGCTTACAAGTTTCCTCTTTTAGGCCCAGTAACCTTCCCAGCATTTCCGAAGTAATGGCTACGCCGCTGGAATGGGTTGCGGTAAATCGACTTCGAAAATCAATCACCTGGCCAAACAACTTTGCCATATTGTCAAAATCATTTAAAGTAAGCTCAATAGCAGGATAAGTTACTGCCTTGGATAAAATAGGCTTAATATACTCAGAAACAGCTTCCAGCCAAAAATGCTCTTTTTCTGCGACCGCTTTTAAAGCTTCCAGGGCTTGAGGCAAAAATTTAGTCTTTGTTGAATTTAAAACTTTTGAGAGGATTCTATCCTTTTGACCTAAAATTTCTTCATCTTTCCTAATCAATATCTCTACTCTGTCTGCTAAATGAATAATATAGCTTTCTATCGGAATAATACTGCTACCAGATTCTGCCCACCCACTCCAGTTTTCATGATGGTATCGAATAATCTTAGCGACCTTTTTAAGAGGTTCAAACTGTCGGACTAATTTATATCCGATTTCTGTATGTCGATGAGGATTTTTCACTTCAAAGTGAAAGGTTTCTATTCTTTCCTGCAGAGAAAGGGCACCGATATCGTGAATCAAGGATGCCATAATCATGTCAACCAGCTGTTCTTCAGATAGCCCCATTTCTACACCAATACGATATGCAATATAAGCAACCCGAAGTTGATGATGATTCATTTCTACACTCATAAAGTCAATTACCGTAGAGAGCGTAAGCATCATTTCAAACAAGGATATTTTTATTTTTCCTGTCATGAATGCATCCCCCTTAGTGTTCAAAAAAATGCCGTACAGATTTTCCGTTGAGATAGTTACACAGCCGTCCTTGATAGTGATTGTTTGCTCTCATCTCTGCTTCTATTTCATCTCTAATCTTCCACCAACTCGTATTCCAATTAACAAATAAAGTGTTTTCCTCAGGAGCCCTTCCTATTAGCCTTTGAACTACAATATGAGGGGAAAGATATTCAAGAAAATCTATCACTCTTCTTTTGTACTCTTCAAGGGATATCATATTAAATTCTTTGTTCTTAAATTGTTCACCCATGACTGTATTCTCTACAATATATAAAGAATGAAGCTTAACTTGGTCTATAGAAAGGGCTGACAGAATTTTTGCACTTTCTATAACATCTATTCTTGTATCCCAGGGAAGGTTTAAGATTAAATGAGCGCATATTTCAAAACCATATTTTTTTATTCTAAGTACCGCATCAATAAATTCAGCCAAAGTATGCCCCCGATTGATTTTAATGAGAGAATGGCAATTGACTGTCTGAAGCCCCAGCTCTATTGCAATATCAATATTATATTTATTCTTTAACTCCAATAAAAATTGCAAATATTCTTCTCTGATACAATCCGGCCTAGTAGAAATCGCCAGCTGAACGATATCTTCTTTAGCAGCCTGCTCCATAACATCTTTAAAAGTATCAAAAGGCATATAGGTATTGCTAAAGTTTTGGAAATAGGCAATAAATTTTCTTGCCTTGTACTTCTTGCTAATATATGCTTTGTTTTTATGAATTTGCTCGGAAACGGGTATAAGATTAGACAAATTTTCAAACCCCGCTCCTTCGTCTCCGCAGAAAGTACATCCCCCACATCCTGCTACTCCGTCTCTATTTGGACAAGTAACGGGGAGATTTATAGGAAGCTTATATACTTTTTCACCGTATTTTTCTTTTAGATAATCTGAATACTTTCTATATAAGTGTTCCATATTGATCATGCTGTCATCCAAATATTTCACAACCTTTATGTATTTTTATCGTTTTATTTATTATAGCATAAAGAAAAATGCTATAAAATATTTAGGGTACAGCCAATTTTTATTAAAACATCTTAATACTTAATTATTTAATGCCAGGAAATCAGAGGCATTTCCTATGCAATCCCGTAGGACTTTTAATTACATAAAGAAATTCAGACGAATTTCCTATGTAATAAAAAAAGAGGCTTACTTGATTTACACTAAGTAAGTCTCCTTTGATAAATTAAAATTTTCCGCCACCGCCGCCATGGGTAGTTCCACTGCTGCCGCTATGGACACTGCTTGATGAGCCTCCGGAATCGGAATTCGTCTGAATTCGTGTCTTTGTTGTTGTTTCTCTTAAAAAGTCATCTCTACTACTTGAAAGCGCAAAAGAACCTTTACCTTCATAGGTATGGTTATTTATTGTAACGGAACCCTTACTAGAAAGAGAAACTAATATTGTAGCAATTCCAGAGATAACAAAGGCTATAAGATATACATAGAAAGATTTCATTAACTTAAGAACTCTGTCAAAATATGTTGTTTTATAATAAGGTTCGCCTTCTACCCTGTGCTGTCCCTGAGGTACACCCATTTCAGCATAGGATTTTATATCGTCAATAAAAGCATTAGAAGCTTCAAAATAGTTGCCATCTGAAAGAGGACTTATCACATGATTTACCATTTCAGCAATTCTGCTGTCCGTAAAGATATCAATCGCTTTACCGGTTGTAGAGATCCAGACTTCCCTTTGGTCCATGTTAACTAACATTAATAACCCTGAAGCATCACTGCCAACGCCATAACCATTATAATCATAATAATCATCGGCAAATTCCATAGAAGATTTGCCTTCTGTATCATCCGTAATCACGATTACAGCATCAAGACTATAGTCCGTTTTTACACTATCAATAGACTCTTGTAATAAACTTTCTTCTTCATCTGTCAGATAATCTAAATAATCTTTAACATTATTTAATTCTCCGGCAATGGTACTAAATTGACTAATAACAATAAATATGAAAGCAATCAGAAAAGCATTTAATTTTTTAAGCAAAGAAGGCACCTCCAAACACAGATATTACCCATACAATAGCAAAAACAATCCCCATAAATGCAAACTGCCTTGATCGACTTATCGGTGTATCCCCTACTACTTTTCCTGTTTGGCCATTCACAATAAATATATGATCTTTCCCATTATATTTGTTATTTAAAAGATAAATAGGCAGCATGGAATATTCTTCACGAATATTTGAAAGAGATATCTTTTTGTCATGGGTAACAAAAGAAGAATAGCTGCTTATGGTTTCTTTTAGTCTTTCTTCCATGTATTTTTCTACTCTGCCTTTCATAACGCCTTCCGCTTCCGATGCTTCCACATCATATTTTTCAGCCATAAAACCGGACATATATTTCATAGAAAAATCGGTCAAATCATTATAATTGTATGGCTCAATCATATGCATAAACTTATCATCCAATTTCTTTGAGGCATCTACTGGAACTTTATGATATTCTGCACTTCCTCTGCGAAACACTTTATAATATTTAGTTTGTGTATAATTATAATTACCACTGGTCCAGGACCTCGTGCGAGTTCCTTCTCCGCTAATCATACCCTCGCCTTTACAATTAAACAGCCAAAATGGAGCGTATATTCCTGTGACCTTTTCAATTTCTTCTTTTCGTTTAAACTCCTTAGGTGCAAATAGACGCTTGTTGATCCAGTTTTTGTAGATTTCTTCAGCTTGAGCCTTTGTGATTTTAAAAGGAATAAGACTCTTTGGCTTAAATTTCCCTGAAAATCTGGACTTAATAATACTATGATTTCTGCAATATAAACAGAAAGTGGCAGAAGTCGTGGTATCAGCAATCAATTCAGCTCCACAACTGGTACAATGATAAGAATCCAAATCAGGCATAGTCTTCTCAAGAGTTTCTTCCACAGGAGCCTCTGTTTCAATCTCTTGTTTACCAAACTCACTAAAACAATAGTCACATTTCCACTTTTGAGAAGCAGGATCAAATTCTAAGCCGCCTCCACAATTCCTACACTTATATCCTTTTACTGAATCCATCTAAACTCTCCTTCTCCATTTATTTCCGAGGCCCTTTTTCCACCTTTATGTATTGCCCTGTATTTCATATTTTATCAAAAATATTGGAATACTTCTAGTCTTTATTAGCGCTAGAAAATTGTAAATTTTTTTGTCGAATTTTTGTAACATGTCCGAAACCCGTTCATATACTGGTATCAAAGGAGGTGATAAATATGAAAAGAAAAATGGAAGTTCAGGGAGCAAGAAGAAATAAAAATAATAACGTATTGCCTGCCAGCATTAAAGACATTTTAAAAAGACTGATCGATGAAGAAGTAGTAATCGTATTAAAATCCGGAAAATGTGAAGAAGTTGATATCCTTGGTGTTGAAGGCAATCTCCTCATCGCTAGCCCCAATGGAGACATTAAATTTATTGATATCGATTGTATCTGTGAAGTAATTGCTGAACCTGAAGATGTGATTGAGGCACTCTTTAGAGAACGCTGCTGCAATTCTTAATATATGTTAATATAAATGGAGTTAATAGGACTCGTTCCTATTAACTTCTTTTTTGCTTTTATTTAAACTCTATTTTACATTCTATGTATTTCATGTTACACTTGTGTGTATACTTAATTAGAACAAAGGAGATTATTTCATGGAAAATAAGGTATTAGCCATTGTGGATGGCAGAGAAATCAAAGAGTCAGATGTATTTTCACTTATGCAAAACTTAGGACAGCGTGGAGCACAATTTAGAAGTCCTTACGGACAAAAACAATTACTGAATGAAATCATTGCTCAAGAATTACTTTACTCTGAAGCTTTAGAAAACGGATTCGATAAGGAAGAAAGCTTTGTTGTTGTATTGGAGCAAATGAAGAAATCCCTGCTTATGCAGTATGCTGCAAATAAATTAATGACTTCCGTTTCCGTAGACGATGAAGAAGTCAGAGCATATTTTGAAGCAAATAAATCCATTTTTGCCCAACCAAAAACTGTTGCTGCAAGTCATATTTTAGTTGATAGTGAAGAAGAAGCATTGAAAATATTAGATGAAATTAATAACGGTTTGGATTTTTCTGATGCAGCCCGCAAATACTCAAAATGTCCTTCCAAAGATAGCGGCGGTGCTCTTGGAGAATTCTCTCAAGGTAAAATGGTACCCGAATTCGAACAAGCTGCTTTTTCCATGGAACCCGGTGAAATCAGTAAGCCTGTTCAAACTCAATTCGGCTATCACATCATTAAAGTGGATCAAGTAAATGAAGCAAAGGAAAGTTCCTTTGAAGAAGTAAAAGATGAAGTGAAAAACCAATGCTTATTCAACAAACAACAAGAAGTATATATAGAAAAGCAAGAAGAACTAAAGAAAAAATATTCAGTAGAAATTCTTGACTAATTATATAATAAAAAACGGTGCCTGAGATAAGGTACCGTTTTTACTATATGGAACTTAACAAGTCTTTCATGCCTTTTACAAATTCATTTTCCGCCCTGAGCCGGATGTCTTACTTTATCACAACTTATTCCTAAGCTATTCAGATTCTCTTCTGCTTTATTCCCTACAGCAATAATTTTTTTAATACCAAATAATTCTATGATCTGTAGAAGGGGTTTCTGCCCAAGCTCCAGTTCTTTTTTAAAGGGTGCTCTATTGCTGGCTGGATTATCCTTTTTATGGGGATGAAAAGGAAAAGCGTTCCACCCTAAGGCAATAAGATTATGCTCAATAAGAGTACTCCAAATAATCGTAGCCGTAGCTTCCTTTAATAATTTGGTGTTCTCAGAAACCAACTTATAACCGTTTTCTCTGCCGAATAAATTTAACCCATCCATATTATGCATAAGCAAATGCTCACTGGTAAAAGGAACTCCCGTTAGACGGCACCCTCTGTACCCCGGGGCTTCTCCTACAAGTAAAACCTTAGGTCTTAATTGGTACATCTGATTTAGGTATATTAAAAGATTCTCCCTTCTTATGGAATTCTCCTCTAATTGATAAGAGTACTGATTAAATACATTCTGAGTAACTTCCATAGCTGCTAATTCTTCTACGAATTGGCTTAAGCCTTTCATAATTGAATTGTCCTCTTTCTTTATTTTATTATAGCTCAATATAATACAGTATAATATCTATGTAACTGCCATCTTTCATCATAAATCCCTCAGGGATTATACCTAATTTATGGAAACCTATTTTTTCATACAATCGAATTGCTGCCGTATTTGTAGAAACTACTGCATTAAATTGAAGTATCTTAAATCCATGCTTTCTTCCCTGCTTTATAGAATCCCTAACTAATTTTTCTCCAATACTTCGGCCTCTGCATCCTTTTTTTACTGCATAAGAAGCATTGGATATATGACCACAGCGTCCAATATTATTAGGATGTAAAATATATAAACCAAGGATCTCATCTCCATCCACCGCTACACCGGTATAGGTCTGAGATGCAAAAAAATTTTTTGCCTGTTCATAAGTTAGGCTCTCTATTTGAGGAAAGGCGTTCCCGTCTTCCACTACTTCATTCCAAACGTCTATCATGGATGGTATATCTTTGTCTTGATATTCTCTTATGATAATATTCATAATTTCATCAACCCTCGATATAATTTTTTATACCTTTAATAACAATCATTTTGTATTTGTTTCGTTTTATTTTAGCATTAATATAGATATTAAACAATAGGCACAAAATCGGGACTATGTCGCACTTTTGAAATAAGAAAGTTTGGTCTCTTGCAAGCAAAGCGAACTTTCTTATTTCAAAACAAAAAGCACACCAACCGAATAAGGTTCGCGTGCTTGGCACCCTTTTATAAAACAAAACAAGTGAATTCTTTTTAGAGTTCTTCGATCAAGTTTAGCAATTCTTTTATGCCATCAATTGCATAGTCATAATTCTCCGGATGTCCAAAACCGTACTTTGCATATATAAAAGGAATTCCCGCAAATACCGAAGCCTCATAATCGCCTTGAGTATCCCCAACATATACTGCATCATTAATATTATTTCTCTCCATTAAAAGCTTGATGTTTTCACCCTTGCTCTTTCCTGTATCTCCAAAACATTCATGGTCAGTGATATATTCTTCTATTCCTACTTTTTTCATAAACAATTCTATGTATCCTGACTGACAGTTGCTAACAATGAACAATCGATTTTTCTCAGATAATTTTTCAATGGTTTCCTTTACATCAGGGAAAAGCAGATTGTCCGTATTCTCATTTAAGGCATCATGTTCATATTCACAACATTTTTCCAATATCAATTTTCTTCTTTCTTCATCGGCATCAAAGAATAAATTATTTGCTATTACATCCATCGGCTTACCAAACTCTTTTTTCAGAGTGGCAGCTGTTATATAAGCAGCCGTTCCACCAATTTCTTGAATTGCCTTGTTCCATCCCTTTGCCACTACCTCAGTTGTATCCCATAAAGTGCCATCAACATCGAATATTATGTTTTTCATTACAAAAGCCTACTTTCTATTTCTAGTCTATAAGTGTATGATATTAGATATTCATCCTATAGTCAACACTATTAAACCTCTATAGGTAGGTTTAACGACACAAATTACTCAATTTTGAATCGAGACAAAGTACTGTTTAAGCTTCTCACCACTGACATAAGATTGTTTGCCAATATGGATAATTGTTCTGCAGAACTGGCTTGTTCCTCGCTGGTTGCTGTAACTTCTTCAATAGATGCCGCTCCTTCCTCTACTATAGCTGCAATATGTACAATCGCTTCCACCGACTGATCTTTTTGGATTTCGATATCATTAATCTTTTTCATGACCTCTTCAATCCGCTGAATCATATTCTGCATACATTCTGCCATTCTATTAAACGCATTGTTTGTTTCAAAAACAATGGCTTTCTGCTCTTCAAAGATCTTATCGGATTCTGTAACAACTGATACAGCTCGCTTCGTTTTGCCTTGGATGTTGGTAAGAATTGAACTAATCATCCTGGTGGCTTCCTTAGTTCCCATAGCTAATTTACGGATTTCTTCTGCAACCACTGCAAAGCCTTTTCCTGTTTCTCCTGCTCTAGCTGCTTCTATAGCTGCGTTAAGCGCGAGTAAATTGGTCTGCTCACTGATGCTTTCTATCACGTTAACAACTTGAATAACTTCTTTTGTTTCGTTGCTTAACTGTTGTATTTCTCCATGAATCGTATGAGAAGACTCTAATGCAGTCTTTGTTTTTTCATTAAGCTGTTCCATCGTATGGGATGCATAATCCCTTGAGCTTTCCGTTTCCTCAATGATATTCATAACATCTTGTATTTCTTTAATAATATGGTTGATATTTTTAGCCAGGTTCTCCATTAACATGGTAGTATGTTCAGCTTCTTTTGCTTGTACCATGGAACCTTCTGACAATTCATTAATTGCAGAGGAAACCTGGGTCGCTGCGTTTGCTGTTTTTTCTGAAGCATTTCTAATAACCGCTGTATCTTGCTCTACTTTTTTTACTACGGTATCTGTTTCCAGAATTAAATTTCTGATATTTTCAATCATTTTATTAAAACTATCAGATAATCTTCCTATTTCATTTTTTCCTGTAATAGGACAGGACACAACGAGATTGCCTTGTTCCACTTTTCCCATCAAATCCATAATCACTTTTAATGGATTTGAGATACTAAAGGAAATCGTCATCCCTACAATAATAGCAATAATGATGCATAAAACGACTACTACTATGTTTCCGTGTCTAACAGCTTCCATTTCCTTCATTAAGGCTGAAACAGGTTCTTTGGTTATGATTTTCCACCCATTATTGGTCGTTGCATAGCTTATAACATAATCTGAATCTGTAAAATAGCCTGATAGATTTTCTCCATATATTTTATTTAAAAAGTCATCTTCAAGAACCGCACCTAATTTTTCTTCATCTATACTTGAAATGATTTCTTTGTTTTCATTGATTAAAGAAATCTCTCCACTGCCAAGATTGGCTTTTTCAAGGACTGAATGGATTCCTTTACTATTAATACTGATAACTATGCCGCCAATAGGCTCACTTGTATTTATACTACGTATTTGTGTGATCAAATAAATATATTCATAGGAATCAAATAACCCGGTGACCCACAGAGTTTTTCCATCCGAACCATTTATAAGATCTAATAATTGTTGGATTTGTTCACTTTTATTTATTGTCTTTCCCCCTGTTGAAATCGAAACAAATCCTGAACCAAAGCTTTCTCCGTTACTTTTTATAATATTAGCTGCTCTGATATGACTGTTCGAAGCTACAATCGAAATAATATCATTATCTATTTCCCTAACAATTTTTGTTTTATCAAAGCTGCTTACGGAGTCTAAGTTTTGTAAGTTATCTATCAGTTTCATGTTAGTATTAATCATTTTATGAATTCTTTCAAATTCTTCTATTCTAGAATCTATATTCATGGCAATCTGTTCAACCATCTTCCCAGAATAAGATCCTACTTTGTTTTTAACGGTTTGTTCAGCATTCAAATATGAAAATGTACCAACAACACTCAATGGTAAAATACTCAAAAGGATAAATGTAACAATCAGTCTTTGAGCGATTCCAATATTGTTTTTCATACTTAAATTAAAATTTCTAGTTCGTTTTTTTTTTTAGGGTATATGGTGTTTTTTTCAAACTTATTTTATTAAATTTTTTGAGCATGGTATCCCCCTCGATCTTTTGTAGACAAAATTTATACATCCAGTACTACAGTCTGATAAGGTTCAAGTATAATTGTTTCGTTCTCTACATTAAGACGGTCATAATTATTGATTAAGACCTTACTATTTTGATGCAGCAAAGGCAATTCAACCTTTTTATCCTGATAATTAGCAATAATTAATAATGTCTTATCTTCCCCTTTTCTATAGAAAGCAAGTATATTATCATATTCTTCATAAACAGGACTGAATTTTCCATATACAATTGTTTCTTTATATTCCTCATCTTTGCGGAGGCATATTAATTTTTTATAATATGAAAGTACTGAATTTTCATCGTTAATCTGACTTTCTACATTGATGTCTTTATAATTTTTATTAACCACTAGCCATGGCTTTCCGGTGGTGAAACCTGCGTTCTGGCTAGTATCCCAATGGAAAGGCGTTCTGGCATTATCACGACTGTATTTTGACACTATTTTAAGTGCCTCTTCTGGAGAATATCCAGCCTTTAATGCAACTAAATATTCATCTTTTGTACTAATATCATCAATTTCATCAATGCTTTCAAACTCATTATTAGTCATTCCAATTTCTTGTCCTTGATAAATAAACGGGATGCCCTTAAGCATTAGCTGCAATGTTGCAAGCATCTTTTTGCTCTTTTCATTACATTCCCCTTCAGGAATATAATAGCTTACACCCCTTGGCTCATCATGATTCTCTATTATATTGGACATAAATCCTATATTTTCAGTTTCTATCTTGCTTCTAAATATTACGTCTCTATATTCATTAGGGGTAACAGGCTTTCTGTCAAACCAACCTTTTTCACTTGCTCCAATAAGATGGGTACTAAAATCAAATATAGAAGAAAAATAGCCATCCTCACCGATATAATCTCTTAACTCGTCTTCTTTATAATTAAACAATTCAGCCACAGTAAACGCATCATATTTACGGAAGGTTTTGTCTCGCATCTCTTTTAAGAAGACTCCTATGCCCTTGGCATGTTCAAGCATCTTTCCGGGACTGCAAAGCCCATCTTCTCTATCTGGAGGGAAATCTTCAAATCTCAGGTCCTTTTTTATATTGATGATGGCATCGATTCGGAACCCAGCCAGCCCTTTGTCAAGCCACCAATTAATCATCTTATATATTTCATTTCTCAGTTTTTCATTCTCCCAATTCAAATCAGG
The genomic region above belongs to Defluviitalea saccharophila and contains:
- a CDS encoding alpha-glucosidase is translated as MKKKWWHDKVAYQIYPKSFMDTNGDGIGDLRGIINKLDYLKDLGVDIIWLSPIYCSPFVDQGYDISDYYNIDPRFGTMEDMDELLAEAKKRNMYVLMDLVVNHCSDKHEWFQKALQDPDGEYGQYFYIREGKGDQPPCNWRSYFGGSAWERIPGTNKYYLHMFAKEQPDLNWENEKLRNEIYKMINWWLDKGLAGFRIDAIINIKKDLRFEDFPPDREDGLCSPGKMLEHAKGIGVFLKEMRDKTFRKYDAFTVAELFNYKEDELRDYIGEDGYFSSIFDFSTHLIGASEKGWFDRKPVTPNEYRDVIFRSKIETENIGFMSNIIENHDEPRGVSYYIPEGECNEKSKKMLATLQLMLKGIPFIYQGQEIGMTNNEFESIDEIDDISTKDEYLVALKAGYSPEEALKIVSKYSRDNARTPFHWDTSQNAGFTTGKPWLVVNKNYKDINVESQINDENSVLSYYKKLICLRKDEEYKETIVYGKFSPVYEEYDNILAFYRKGEDKTLLIIANYQDKKVELPLLHQNSKVLINNYDRLNVENETIILEPYQTVVLDV
- a CDS encoding methyl-accepting chemotaxis protein, with the translated sequence MKNNIGIAQRLIVTFILLSILPLSVVGTFSYLNAEQTVKNKVGSYSGKMVEQIAMNIDSRIEEFERIHKMINTNMKLIDNLQNLDSVSSFDKTKIVREIDNDIISIVASNSHIRAANIIKSNGESFGSGFVSISTGGKTINKSEQIQQLLDLINGSDGKTLWVTGLFDSYEYIYLITQIRSINTSEPIGGIVISINSKGIHSVLEKANLGSGEISLINENKEIISSIDEEKLGAVLEDDFLNKIYGENLSGYFTDSDYVISYATTNNGWKIITKEPVSALMKEMEAVRHGNIVVVVLCIIIAIIVGMTISFSISNPLKVIMDLMGKVEQGNLVVSCPITGKNEIGRLSDSFNKMIENIRNLILETDTVVKKVEQDTAVIRNASEKTANAATQVSSAINELSEGSMVQAKEAEHTTMLMENLAKNINHIIKEIQDVMNIIEETESSRDYASHTMEQLNEKTKTALESSHTIHGEIQQLSNETKEVIQVVNVIESISEQTNLLALNAAIEAARAGETGKGFAVVAEEIRKLAMGTKEATRMISSILTNIQGKTKRAVSVVTESDKIFEEQKAIVFETNNAFNRMAECMQNMIQRIEEVMKKINDIEIQKDQSVEAIVHIAAIVEEGAASIEEVTATSEEQASSAEQLSILANNLMSVVRSLNSTLSRFKIE